One Thermococcus eurythermalis DNA segment encodes these proteins:
- a CDS encoding FKBP-type peptidyl-prolyl cis-trans isomerase: MVKVEKGDVIKLRYTGKIKETGEIFDTTEEEVAKQAGIYKENGVYGPVPIAVGAGHVIKGLDEALEGLEVGKKYEIEVPPEKGFGKRDRKLIKTFTLGQFRRQGIIPFPGMPVEIETESGRKLKGRVLTVSGGRVRVDFNHPYAGKHLVYEVEVVEKIEDPIEKVKAMIELRLPRVDANKVIIEVGEKDVVVDFTPVKDEVDKGTMVLGEILLESDLKFLGYEEITFKPSVEELLKPPEEAEKEEAAEEEKVETSAEETAERTEEQKEGPAEEKTEKTEETGEPEATEEQEKTEEAEGQEKEAEKKTKKKTTRRSTKGRKTRRTTTRKTTSKKKTKAAEKESSE; this comes from the coding sequence ATGGTCAAGGTTGAGAAGGGAGACGTCATAAAGCTCCGCTACACCGGGAAGATTAAGGAGACCGGCGAGATTTTTGACACAACCGAGGAGGAGGTCGCCAAGCAGGCTGGCATCTACAAGGAGAACGGCGTTTACGGCCCCGTCCCAATCGCGGTTGGAGCGGGTCACGTCATCAAGGGGCTCGACGAGGCCCTTGAGGGCCTTGAGGTCGGCAAGAAGTACGAGATAGAGGTTCCACCCGAGAAGGGCTTCGGAAAGCGCGACAGGAAGCTCATCAAGACCTTCACCCTTGGCCAGTTCAGGAGGCAGGGCATAATCCCGTTCCCAGGAATGCCGGTCGAGATTGAAACCGAGAGCGGAAGGAAGCTCAAGGGAAGGGTTCTCACCGTCAGCGGAGGCCGCGTTAGGGTTGACTTCAACCACCCCTACGCCGGCAAGCACCTCGTCTACGAGGTCGAGGTCGTTGAGAAGATTGAAGACCCGATAGAGAAGGTCAAGGCTATGATTGAGCTCCGCCTCCCGAGGGTTGATGCCAACAAGGTCATCATCGAGGTCGGCGAGAAGGACGTCGTCGTTGACTTCACCCCCGTCAAGGACGAGGTTGATAAGGGAACCATGGTCCTCGGCGAGATACTCCTTGAGAGCGACCTGAAGTTCCTCGGCTACGAGGAGATAACCTTCAAGCCAAGCGTCGAGGAGCTCCTCAAGCCACCGGAGGAAGCCGAGAAGGAAGAGGCCGCCGAAGAGGAGAAGGTTGAGACCAGCGCTGAGGAGACCGCCGAGCGCACAGAGGAGCAGAAGGAGGGGCCTGCAGAGGAGAAGACTGAGAAGACCGAGGAAACCGGGGAGCCCGAAGCAACAGAGGAGCAGGAAAAGACCGAAGAAGCAGAGGGGCAGGAGAAAGAGGCCGAGAAAAAGACCAAGAAGAAGACCACCAGAAGGAGCACGAAGGGCAGGAAGACCAGGAGGACTACCACCAGGAAGACCACCAGCAAGAAGAAAACCAAGGCCGCTGAGAAGGAGAGCTCTGAGTGA
- a CDS encoding ATP-binding protein — protein sequence MAITFVDRKRELEFLEELWEKENSFLPVYGRRRVGKTRLIKEFMRNKPSVYYLARNSTYSDNLREFSRAVLEAFPLAFLSETSFSSFSDVFRYLTEKGKVVVVIDEFPYLIQSDKRVLSEFQYIVDEIVRTSNLHLILVGSSVGMMEEHVLSQKSPLYGRRDGQIKLSPLGFFDSWKLLGVDVEEAVQIYGVTGGIPAYLELFERFEDVKRLAFDKRGFLYAEGDFLLSSELREPRVYRLILKAVAEGKRRFNEISTYTGIPRSNLFKYVEVLERLGFLKREIPITAKPKTKNTLYRIDDNYLAFYFRFVERYRNEIELEDLSFWDDFLRDYNHYLGGVFEDVAKEFILRLNRAGKLPFRLAKISRWWRKGEEVDLVALDERSRKALFVEVKWKDLSEREAMGILKDLERKAELVGLKGWEANHGIVARRVENKERLRERGHFTWDLEDFKRFARKE from the coding sequence ATGGCAATAACTTTCGTGGACAGAAAGCGGGAGCTTGAGTTCCTCGAGGAGCTGTGGGAGAAGGAGAACTCCTTCCTCCCGGTCTACGGGAGGAGAAGGGTAGGGAAGACGAGGCTCATCAAGGAGTTCATGCGGAACAAGCCCTCCGTTTATTACCTTGCTCGGAACAGCACCTACTCCGACAACCTGAGGGAGTTTTCGAGGGCGGTGCTTGAGGCATTTCCCTTAGCTTTTCTGAGCGAAACGTCGTTTTCGAGCTTTTCGGACGTTTTCAGATACCTGACAGAGAAGGGAAAGGTCGTGGTCGTTATAGACGAGTTCCCCTACCTCATCCAGTCCGACAAAAGGGTTCTGAGCGAGTTCCAGTACATAGTGGACGAGATAGTCAGGACATCAAACCTCCACCTGATACTCGTTGGCTCATCCGTCGGCATGATGGAGGAGCACGTACTGAGCCAGAAGAGCCCGCTCTACGGCCGGAGGGACGGGCAGATAAAGCTCTCCCCGCTCGGGTTCTTTGACTCATGGAAGCTCCTCGGGGTTGACGTTGAAGAGGCGGTTCAAATATACGGGGTAACCGGCGGAATTCCGGCGTACCTTGAGCTTTTCGAGAGGTTCGAGGACGTGAAGAGGCTGGCCTTTGACAAGAGGGGCTTTCTCTATGCCGAGGGCGACTTCCTTCTCTCAAGCGAGCTGAGGGAGCCGAGGGTCTACAGGCTCATCCTCAAGGCAGTAGCTGAAGGGAAGAGGAGGTTCAACGAGATAAGCACCTATACAGGAATCCCGCGTTCAAACCTTTTTAAGTACGTTGAGGTTCTTGAGAGGCTCGGATTTCTTAAACGGGAAATCCCGATAACAGCGAAGCCGAAGACTAAAAACACCCTTTACAGGATTGACGACAACTACTTGGCTTTCTACTTCCGCTTCGTCGAGCGTTACAGGAACGAGATAGAGCTTGAGGACCTCAGCTTCTGGGACGATTTCTTGAGGGATTACAACCACTACCTCGGAGGAGTCTTTGAGGACGTTGCAAAGGAATTCATCCTCAGGCTTAACAGAGCCGGCAAGCTGCCGTTTCGCTTAGCCAAGATCAGCAGGTGGTGGCGGAAGGGTGAAGAGGTAGACCTAGTTGCACTGGACGAACGGAGTAGGAAAGCCCTCTTCGTCGAGGTCAAGTGGAAAGACCTGAGCGAGAGGGAAGCCATGGGAATTCTGAAGGACTTGGAGAGAAAGGCCGAGCTTGTGGGGTTGAAGGGATGGGAGGCAAACCACGGGATAGTGGCACGGAGAGTTGAGAACAAAGAACGCCTTAGGGAGAGAGGCCACTTCACCTGGGACTTGGAAGATTTCAAGAGGTTTGCCCGCAAAGAGTGA
- a CDS encoding ATP-binding cassette domain-containing protein encodes MLIRGKVTGSEIPRFKHRWFGILEVEAEGEKYRLYMTGNVAQWFLNGDEVEIEILNKPNGKDGVKVLDFDDYKLWKFYEGDRIPVWPLFEKTVEAKRYSPLTGELLYTYKIRAREAKYESDFEAIAELEQYHYASQKEKVALWRCENGHIFEANTRQRCPICGAESHILEIKGSTPASRFLIFELVEREEYEPRILSYVRVDPPIPLMHRRLLNGEIEKNIREKVFPEEWFHPAFWPERIMKELYEELKRKYGKRRIARSYLWEQAKWKALAETNTAGARIARVVVHPDYRSDGLGQLSVKSALEWIAERRIPEMRKRKQVVETIAQMARYNPFFEKVGFKFLWETASGRPVLFYPLTEEAKEYIERFLREDPYAPPEGKLWKPSYGKVEPLAGPIVFRNVGKVFESELDIKGLPEEIQELLKAFGVRHRVIQRPILRNLNFEIQPGELIAVVGASGAGKTTLLRLILGAANGWWEERFRPTEGEIEVPNNAKVSVMIPGEFEPTFGTESILEHVYRKISDLNAAVEVLNRAGLSDAVLYRARYSELSTGQKERARIASLLAEKPNLLLIDEFAAHLDTLTAMRVAKKVAEIIREAGITALIITHRPEVLKALDPDRVLFVGYGTARVEDKGKSEKAGNRSSLAGIG; translated from the coding sequence ATGCTCATAAGGGGAAAGGTTACGGGTAGCGAAATCCCGCGCTTCAAGCACCGCTGGTTCGGAATCCTCGAAGTTGAAGCCGAGGGGGAGAAATACCGCCTCTACATGACGGGCAACGTCGCCCAGTGGTTTCTGAACGGTGATGAGGTGGAAATTGAAATCCTCAACAAACCGAATGGGAAGGACGGCGTTAAGGTTCTCGACTTCGACGATTATAAGCTGTGGAAGTTCTACGAGGGCGACAGGATTCCTGTGTGGCCCCTCTTTGAGAAAACCGTTGAGGCCAAGCGCTACTCACCTTTGACGGGCGAGCTCCTCTACACCTACAAAATCAGGGCGAGGGAGGCAAAATACGAGTCCGACTTCGAGGCGATAGCCGAGCTGGAGCAGTACCACTACGCGAGCCAGAAGGAGAAAGTCGCTCTTTGGCGCTGTGAGAACGGCCACATCTTCGAGGCCAACACCAGGCAGAGATGCCCAATCTGCGGGGCTGAAAGCCACATACTCGAGATAAAGGGCTCAACTCCAGCGTCGCGCTTCCTCATCTTCGAGCTCGTCGAGAGGGAAGAATACGAGCCGAGGATTCTCAGCTACGTCCGCGTTGACCCGCCGATACCGCTCATGCACCGCCGGCTTCTGAACGGGGAAATTGAGAAGAACATCCGCGAGAAGGTCTTTCCCGAGGAGTGGTTCCACCCCGCCTTCTGGCCGGAGCGCATAATGAAGGAACTCTATGAGGAGCTGAAGAGGAAGTACGGGAAGAGGAGAATAGCCCGTTCCTACCTCTGGGAGCAGGCCAAGTGGAAAGCTTTAGCAGAGACCAATACGGCAGGCGCGAGGATTGCGAGGGTTGTGGTCCACCCGGACTACCGCTCCGACGGGCTGGGACAGTTAAGCGTCAAGTCGGCCCTCGAGTGGATAGCCGAGCGCAGGATTCCCGAAATGAGGAAGAGGAAGCAGGTCGTCGAGACCATAGCCCAGATGGCCCGCTACAATCCCTTCTTCGAGAAAGTAGGCTTCAAGTTCCTCTGGGAGACCGCGAGCGGGAGGCCCGTCCTCTTCTACCCGCTGACGGAAGAAGCTAAGGAGTACATCGAGCGCTTCCTTCGCGAAGACCCCTACGCGCCTCCTGAGGGTAAGCTCTGGAAGCCGAGCTACGGGAAGGTTGAGCCTTTAGCTGGGCCGATAGTCTTCAGGAACGTGGGCAAGGTCTTCGAGAGCGAGCTTGACATCAAGGGCCTGCCCGAGGAGATTCAGGAACTGCTAAAGGCCTTCGGCGTCAGGCACCGCGTCATCCAGAGGCCAATTTTAAGGAATTTAAACTTCGAAATCCAGCCGGGCGAGCTAATAGCCGTTGTCGGAGCGAGCGGGGCCGGAAAGACGACACTTCTCAGGCTAATTCTTGGAGCGGCCAACGGCTGGTGGGAGGAGCGCTTTAGACCGACGGAGGGTGAGATTGAGGTTCCAAACAACGCCAAGGTCTCGGTCATGATTCCCGGTGAGTTCGAGCCGACCTTCGGGACGGAGAGCATCTTGGAGCACGTTTACAGGAAGATAAGCGACCTCAACGCCGCGGTGGAGGTTCTCAACAGGGCCGGTCTGAGCGATGCAGTCCTTTACCGTGCTAGGTACAGCGAGCTGAGCACCGGCCAGAAGGAGAGGGCAAGGATAGCATCCCTCCTTGCGGAAAAGCCCAACCTCCTCCTCATTGACGAGTTCGCGGCACATCTTGACACGCTCACGGCGATGCGCGTGGCGAAGAAAGTTGCGGAGATAATCCGCGAGGCCGGCATAACTGCCCTGATAATCACCCACAGGCCAGAAGTGCTGAAGGCCCTCGACCCGGACAGGGTGCTGTTTGTCGGCTACGGCACGGCAAGGGTCGAGGACAAAGGAAAATCCGAAAAGGCAGGAAATCGGAGTAGCCTGGCCGGCATCGGTTGA
- the mrtA gene encoding CPBP family archaeomyxosortase MrtA — protein MRRALLLYSILFPLSFVPPLIPASFWEHVLIVFTAYLLVPAVISTALGFRPEELGLKLPNRNGLKLFALLFVLSVPLSIYGTTVPSMRSYYPVFPYSGVVGFVLGELGMGIIMLAHEAFYRGFLLFPLARKNVWLAIFLQNVPYTIVHRGKPAIEVPYAFIAGIIFAKMDLEGESFVPSFLLHWLGSALFDVLCVVVTP, from the coding sequence ATGAGAAGGGCTTTGCTTCTCTATTCCATTCTCTTTCCCCTAAGCTTCGTCCCCCCGTTAATCCCCGCATCCTTCTGGGAACACGTTTTAATCGTCTTCACTGCTTACCTTCTCGTCCCGGCCGTCATCTCAACTGCGCTCGGGTTCAGGCCGGAGGAGCTTGGGCTGAAGCTTCCGAACCGGAATGGGCTCAAGCTCTTTGCACTCCTGTTTGTCCTCTCAGTCCCCCTGAGTATCTATGGGACAACCGTTCCTTCAATGAGAAGCTACTACCCCGTGTTCCCGTATTCAGGCGTAGTTGGCTTCGTTCTTGGCGAGCTGGGCATGGGCATAATAATGCTCGCCCACGAAGCGTTTTACAGGGGCTTTCTACTCTTTCCACTCGCAAGAAAGAACGTGTGGCTGGCGATATTTCTCCAGAACGTCCCCTACACAATAGTCCACAGAGGAAAACCGGCGATAGAGGTGCCGTATGCTTTCATCGCGGGAATAATTTTCGCAAAAATGGACTTGGAAGGTGAGAGCTTCGTCCCGAGCTTCCTCCTCCACTGGCTCGGCTCGGCCCTCTTCGACGTCCTGTGTGTCGTCGTAACCCCTTAA
- the metG gene encoding methionine--tRNA ligase translates to MVRYMVTSALPYANGPIHAGHLAGAYLPADIFVRYLRLKGEEVLFICGTDEHGTPITFRALKEGRSPREIVDEFHEHIKTTFERAKISFDYFGRTELPVHYRISQEFFLKALENGHLVKKVTKQAYCEHDKMFLPDRYVIGTCPYCGAENQRGDQCEVCGRPLTPEILINPRCNICGNPITFKDSAHYYIKMQDFEERLKKWIESRPWKPNVKNTVLGWINEGLEERAITRDLDWGIPVPLDDEDVKGKVLYVWFEAPIGYISITIEALKRAGREDEWKKFWLNIDGETRVIHFIGKDNIPFHAIFWPAFLMAYGKYKDGEVEAEWNLPYDIPANEYLNLEGKKFSTSRNWAIWVHEFLDAFPADYLRYYLTAIMPETRDSDFNFADFKSKINEELVNNLGNFVHRALTFVNRYFDGVVPERGELNDLDKQAFEEIERAFEEVGELISQYRFKDALRRVMELAIFGNRYFDYQKPWKTAKTDRERTATTVNVSLQIVKALGIILEPFLPDASEKIWHLLNLEELKRWEFTELPAGHRVRKATPMFRKVTDEDIIYFIVNYIARGNPESARVLLNKYYKKDDVVRVTLEKFGEKRREEAMAILKSIYGDEIGAKSEKAGNASKKEKVKKEKGGESMEYVSFDDFAKLDLRVGKIIEVKDHPNADRLYVVKVDLGDEVRQLVAGLKKYYKPEELLNRYVVIIANLEPKKLRGVESQGMLLAADDGENVALLMPDKEIKLGARIR, encoded by the coding sequence ATGGTTAGGTACATGGTAACCTCTGCACTCCCTTACGCGAACGGGCCGATTCACGCGGGCCACCTGGCCGGAGCGTACCTCCCGGCGGACATCTTCGTCAGGTACCTGAGGCTCAAGGGAGAGGAAGTGCTTTTCATCTGCGGCACCGACGAGCACGGGACGCCGATAACCTTCCGCGCGCTCAAGGAGGGCAGGAGCCCGAGGGAAATCGTTGACGAGTTTCACGAGCACATAAAGACAACCTTTGAGCGGGCAAAGATAAGCTTTGACTACTTCGGAAGGACTGAACTGCCAGTTCACTATAGAATAAGCCAGGAGTTCTTCCTCAAGGCGCTTGAAAACGGCCACCTCGTCAAGAAGGTCACCAAGCAGGCCTACTGCGAGCACGACAAGATGTTTTTACCAGATAGATACGTCATCGGAACCTGCCCCTACTGCGGTGCCGAGAACCAGCGCGGCGACCAGTGTGAGGTCTGCGGGAGGCCGTTAACGCCGGAAATCCTCATCAACCCGCGCTGTAACATCTGTGGCAACCCGATAACCTTCAAGGACTCGGCTCACTACTACATCAAAATGCAGGACTTCGAGGAGAGGCTCAAGAAGTGGATTGAGAGCAGGCCCTGGAAGCCCAACGTCAAGAACACCGTCCTCGGCTGGATTAACGAGGGACTCGAGGAGAGGGCCATCACGCGCGACCTCGACTGGGGGATCCCGGTTCCGCTCGACGACGAGGATGTCAAGGGCAAGGTGCTCTACGTCTGGTTTGAAGCACCAATAGGATACATCTCCATAACCATCGAGGCCCTCAAGCGCGCCGGAAGAGAGGACGAGTGGAAGAAGTTCTGGCTCAACATCGACGGCGAGACGAGGGTCATACACTTCATCGGAAAGGACAACATACCCTTCCACGCGATATTCTGGCCGGCCTTCCTGATGGCCTACGGCAAATACAAGGACGGGGAAGTCGAGGCTGAGTGGAACCTGCCCTACGACATCCCGGCCAATGAGTACCTAAATCTTGAGGGCAAGAAGTTCTCAACGAGCAGGAACTGGGCCATATGGGTTCACGAGTTCCTTGACGCGTTCCCGGCAGACTACCTCCGCTACTACCTCACCGCGATAATGCCTGAAACTCGCGACAGCGACTTCAACTTCGCCGACTTCAAGAGCAAGATAAACGAGGAGCTGGTGAACAACCTCGGAAACTTTGTGCACAGGGCTTTAACGTTCGTGAACCGCTACTTCGACGGAGTCGTGCCTGAGAGGGGTGAGCTGAACGACCTCGACAAACAGGCCTTCGAAGAGATTGAGAGGGCCTTCGAGGAGGTCGGCGAGCTCATAAGCCAGTACCGCTTCAAGGACGCCCTCAGGCGTGTCATGGAGCTGGCAATCTTCGGCAACCGCTACTTCGACTACCAGAAGCCGTGGAAGACCGCCAAGACCGACCGCGAGAGGACGGCAACAACCGTGAACGTCTCGCTCCAGATCGTCAAGGCCCTCGGAATCATCCTTGAGCCGTTCCTGCCCGACGCCAGCGAGAAGATATGGCACCTCCTCAATTTGGAGGAGCTCAAGCGCTGGGAGTTCACCGAGCTTCCGGCAGGTCACCGCGTTAGGAAGGCCACCCCGATGTTCAGGAAGGTCACCGACGAGGACATAATCTACTTCATCGTCAACTACATAGCCAGGGGCAACCCCGAGAGTGCCAGGGTGCTCCTTAACAAATACTACAAGAAGGACGACGTTGTGAGGGTGACCCTCGAAAAGTTTGGCGAAAAGCGCAGGGAAGAGGCCATGGCAATCCTTAAGAGCATCTACGGTGATGAAATCGGGGCCAAGTCCGAGAAGGCCGGAAATGCCTCCAAGAAGGAGAAGGTAAAGAAGGAAAAAGGTGGTGAAAGCATGGAGTACGTTAGCTTTGACGACTTCGCGAAGCTCGACCTCCGCGTTGGAAAGATAATCGAGGTCAAAGACCACCCGAACGCCGACAGGCTCTACGTGGTCAAGGTCGACCTCGGAGACGAGGTCAGGCAGCTCGTCGCCGGTCTGAAGAAGTACTACAAGCCGGAAGAACTCCTCAACCGCTACGTCGTCATCATAGCGAACCTCGAGCCCAAGAAGCTCAGGGGGGTAGAGAGCCAGGGAATGCTCCTTGCCGCCGACGACGGCGAGAACGTCGCCCTGCTCATGCCGGACAAGGAGATAAAGCTCGGCGCGAGGATAAGGTGA
- a CDS encoding helix-turn-helix transcriptional regulator has product MRKLAAAVLLMVFLPLVAGQATVEIVLVEVYESGYVKVTQVVLPSEYSVAVEVPVLGGNITGLSVLDESGDPLLFEVNGSSLTVYALNSTTKIRITYFTASLTSKEGELWNLSYSFPYPVTVKLPTGAVVVDLSDLPFTITANTITMPPGNQYVSYILPAPTSTPEPTPTTTTTTSDTQSTPTNTTSSSTSSTTSTPQPTSTTPESTTPESPDTSSTAGIKSLLPLIGLIAIVGVSALAYWSKKKTGTGDLPVSRDEFREKLESLGLTEGEINALLYVYDQGGRAKQADVRKALGIPKTTAWRMFKRLEENGLVKVYKRGKENWVELKF; this is encoded by the coding sequence TTGAGAAAGCTCGCGGCAGCGGTGCTCCTGATGGTATTCCTGCCCCTTGTTGCTGGACAGGCCACCGTTGAGATAGTTTTGGTCGAGGTCTATGAGAGCGGTTACGTTAAGGTGACGCAGGTCGTCCTCCCCTCGGAGTATTCGGTGGCGGTTGAAGTCCCTGTTCTGGGTGGGAACATCACGGGGCTTTCCGTTCTGGACGAGAGTGGAGACCCCCTGCTCTTTGAGGTGAACGGGAGCTCTCTAACGGTCTACGCCCTCAACTCCACGACAAAGATTAGAATCACGTACTTCACGGCCTCTCTCACATCAAAGGAGGGGGAGCTCTGGAACCTGAGCTACAGCTTTCCCTATCCCGTAACGGTAAAGCTCCCCACTGGGGCGGTCGTGGTCGACCTGAGCGACCTTCCCTTCACGATAACCGCAAACACCATAACTATGCCCCCCGGAAACCAGTACGTCTCCTACATTCTCCCTGCCCCCACGTCCACGCCGGAACCGACGCCGACCACGACAACCACGACATCGGACACGCAGTCCACCCCCACAAACACGACCTCCAGCTCGACCTCTTCAACTACCTCAACGCCCCAGCCGACCTCAACAACCCCTGAAAGCACGACGCCCGAAAGCCCCGACACGTCCTCAACGGCAGGTATAAAGAGCCTGCTCCCGCTGATTGGCCTCATTGCCATCGTTGGGGTCAGTGCACTCGCATACTGGAGCAAAAAGAAAACGGGCACCGGAGACCTGCCGGTCTCAAGGGACGAGTTCAGGGAGAAGCTTGAGTCGCTGGGACTCACTGAGGGGGAAATCAACGCGCTCCTCTACGTTTACGACCAGGGCGGGAGGGCCAAACAGGCGGACGTCAGAAAGGCCCTTGGGATTCCGAAGACCACGGCGTGGAGGATGTTCAAGCGCCTCGAAGAGAACGGCCTCGTCAAGGTCTACAAAAGGGGAAAGGAAAACTGGGTGGAGCTCAAGTTTTAA
- the cysS gene encoding cysteine--tRNA ligase codes for MAIRIYNTLTRQKEEFKPLREGEVRMYVCGPTVYDYPHLGHARTYIAFDVVRRYFEHKGYTVLMVMNFTDIDDKIIKRANETGEDPKELAEKFLRIFLEDMKALKVKPADVYPRVTEHMDDIINFVKKLQEKGYAYEGSDGVYFEVRKFKDYGKLSKIKLEDLVKGARVEPGEGKKNPEDFALWKKAKPGEPKWESPWGEGRPGWHIECSTMSSKYLGESFDIHGGGNDLIFPHHENEIAQSEACFGHEWVHYWMHTGFLMVNGEKMSKSLGNFVTVRELLKRYDPEVIRLFVLQRHYRSPLDYSEEGIEHAKNNLERLYNTLENIRVAMSKAEISFRWDEPEFRAYEAIRDARRKFYEAMDDDFNTAEALKAVFEVSNAINRYLTEVERPKESILRKAWEFFKDVGEVFGLFEDYFKEQKAGNEEELINLLVEVRAQLRKERKFDLADKIREELRKLGIQLEDTPQGTVWKRIKV; via the coding sequence ATGGCGATTAGGATATACAACACCCTGACGAGGCAGAAGGAGGAGTTCAAGCCCTTGAGAGAAGGCGAGGTTAGAATGTACGTCTGCGGTCCGACTGTTTACGATTACCCTCATCTCGGCCACGCTAGGACTTACATAGCCTTTGACGTTGTAAGGCGCTACTTCGAGCACAAGGGCTACACCGTCCTCATGGTCATGAACTTCACTGACATAGACGATAAAATCATCAAGCGCGCCAACGAGACAGGGGAAGACCCAAAGGAACTGGCAGAGAAATTCCTGAGGATTTTCCTCGAGGACATGAAAGCTTTAAAGGTCAAGCCGGCCGACGTTTATCCCCGCGTCACCGAGCACATGGATGACATCATTAACTTCGTGAAGAAGCTCCAGGAAAAGGGCTACGCCTACGAAGGTAGCGACGGCGTTTACTTCGAGGTCAGGAAGTTCAAGGACTACGGAAAGCTGAGCAAGATAAAGCTCGAGGACCTCGTTAAAGGCGCGCGCGTTGAGCCCGGCGAGGGCAAGAAGAACCCCGAGGACTTCGCCCTCTGGAAGAAGGCCAAACCGGGCGAGCCCAAGTGGGAAAGCCCCTGGGGAGAGGGAAGACCCGGCTGGCACATAGAGTGCTCCACGATGAGCAGTAAGTACCTCGGCGAGAGCTTCGACATCCACGGCGGAGGAAACGACCTCATCTTCCCACACCACGAGAACGAGATAGCCCAGAGCGAGGCCTGCTTCGGCCACGAGTGGGTTCACTACTGGATGCACACCGGCTTCCTGATGGTGAACGGCGAGAAGATGAGCAAGAGCCTCGGCAACTTCGTGACCGTTAGGGAGCTCCTCAAGCGCTACGACCCGGAGGTAATCAGGCTCTTCGTCCTCCAGAGGCACTACCGCTCGCCCCTCGACTACAGCGAGGAGGGCATTGAGCACGCCAAGAACAACCTTGAGAGGCTCTACAACACGCTTGAAAACATCCGCGTGGCGATGAGCAAGGCGGAGATTTCCTTCCGCTGGGACGAGCCCGAGTTCAGGGCCTACGAGGCCATAAGGGACGCGAGGAGGAAGTTCTACGAGGCGATGGACGACGACTTCAACACGGCCGAGGCTTTAAAGGCGGTCTTCGAGGTCAGCAACGCAATAAATCGCTACCTCACCGAGGTCGAGAGGCCCAAGGAGAGCATCCTTAGGAAGGCCTGGGAGTTCTTCAAGGACGTCGGCGAGGTCTTTGGTCTGTTCGAGGACTACTTTAAGGAGCAGAAGGCCGGAAACGAGGAGGAACTAATAAACCTGCTCGTTGAAGTCCGCGCCCAGCTCAGGAAGGAGAGGAAGTTCGATTTAGCCGACAAAATCAGGGAGGAGCTAAGAAAGCTCGGAATCCAGCTGGAGGACACACCGCAGGGAACGGTCTGGAAGAGGATTAAGGTTTGA